One Microbacterium marinum genomic window, TCAGGGCGATCGGCAGGACGATTCCGTACGTCACCCGCCAGCTCAACGCCTCGCTGATGACGCCTGACATGACCGGGCCGATCGCGGGCGCGAACGAGATGACGATGGAGACGCGACCCATCATGCGACCGCGCGACTGCGGCGGCACGATCGTCATGAGCGTCGTCATCAGCAGCGGCATCATGATCGCCGTGCCCGACGCCTGCACGACGCGCGCACCGATGAGCACGGGGAAGGCCGGCGCGATCGCGGCGATGAGCGTCCCCAGCGAGAAGAGCGACATCGCGGTCACGAACACCTGACGGGTGGTGAACCGCTTGATCAGGAAGCCGGTGGTCGGGATGACGACGGCCATCGTCAGCATGAACGCCGTGGTCAGCCACTGCGCCGCGTTCTCGGTCACGCCGAGGTCTTCGGCGACGTGGGGGATCGCGACGCCCATGGTGGTCTCGTTGAGGATCGCAACGAATGCGGCGGCGAGCAGCAGCCAGACGACGCGGCTCTCCTCGGGGCGGAGCATCGGAGCCGGGGCGGTTCGGACGGAATCGGTCACAGAGTGGCTCCTGAACGTGTCGTATCGAGGCCCGCGGTCGTCCCCGACAACGCAAGCTCTCCACCCTAACGAGCACGCGGGCCCCTCCATTCCCGGATGCCGCGAATCGGTCCACCGGTTTTCTGGCGGGTTTAGGGTGACGAGGTGAGTATGCGCGGGCCTGGCGGCGGGCGTCACGGCTTCCGCGCCGTCGACGAGGCGGCACAGCGCCGCGACAACGCTGAGGCGCCGCGCGTGCCCGACCTCGGCCGCCGCGTCGTGGCCCTGTTCCGGCCGTACCGCGGACGGCTCGCCGTCACGGCTGTGCTCGTCGTCGCGGGCGCTGCCCTCGGGGTGATCCCGCCGCTGCTCGTCCAGCGCGTCTTCGACGATGCGCTCTTCCCGCAGGGCGGCTCCGAACCGCGGATGCCGCTGCTCGCCGTCCTCGTCGGCGCGATGATCGGCCTGTTCGTCCTCTCCGCGGTGCTCGGCATCGCGCAGACGTGGCTCACCTCCACGGTCGGCAACCGGGTCACCGGCGATCTGCGCGTCCGGCTGTTCGATCATCTCCAGGCGATGGATCTCGCCTTCTTCACGCGGACGAAGACCGGCGTGATCCAATCGCGCCTGCAGAACGACGTGGGTGGCGTGTCGGGCGTGCTCACCAACACCGTCACGAGCGTGCTGGGGAACACGGTCACGGTGGCGTCCGCCGTGGTGGCGATGGTGCTGATCGACTGGCGTCTCACGATCGTCGCGGTGATCCTCATGCCGCTCCTCATCGCGGTGCAGCGGCGCGTCGGCCAGGTGCGCGCCCGCATCGCGGGGCAGACGCAGGAGTCGCTGTCCGAGCTCAGCGCCATCACGCAGGAGACGCTCAGCGTGTCCGGCATCCTGCTGTCGAAATCCTTCAATCGGCAGCACGCGGAATCGGCGCGCTACTCCGCCGAGAACCAGACGCAGATCGGTCTGCAGGTGCGGCAGGCGATGAGCGGGCAGGGCTTCTTCGCCGTCGTGCAGGTGATCATGTCATCGGTGCCGGCGGTCATCTACCTGGTGGCGGGCCTGTTCATCTCCGGCGACGGGGCGTCGCTGTCGGCGGGGGCGATCGTCGCGTTCACGACGGTGCAGGCGCGGCTGCTCATGCCGCTGATGGGCCTCATGCGGGTCGCCCTCGACCTGCAGACCTCGCGCGCCCTCTTCGCCCGCATCTTCGAGTACCTCGATCTCGTGCCGGCGATCGCCGATCGCGCTGACGCGATCGCGGTCCCCGACGCGCCCGGCCCGATCGGGCGGGTCGAGTTCCGAGGGGTGTCCTTCCGGTATCCGGATGCCGCGCCGGCAGCCCGCGCGACGCTCGACGACGTCTCGTTCGTCGCAGAGCCGGGGCGGCACGTGGCCTTCGTGGGGCCTTCCGGCGCCGGCAAGTCGACGATCCTCTCGCTCGCGCCGCGGCTGTACGAGGCGACCTCGGGCACGGTGCTGTTCGCCGGAGAGGATGTGCGCGCGCTCCGCCGCGACTCGATCATCGATCATGTCGGTCTCGTCTCGCAGGAGACCTACCTCTTCCATGCCACGATCCGCGAGAACCTGCGGTACGCCAGGCCGGACGCGACGGATGCCGAGATCGAGGCCGCCTGCGTGGCGGCGAACATCCACGACGCGATCGCCGGGTTCGAGGACGGGTACGACACGATCGTCGGGGAGCGGGGATATCGGCTGTCGGGCGGCGAGAAGCAGCGCATCGCGATCGCTCGGGTGCTGCTGAAGGACCCGCCCGTCCTGCTGCTCGATGAGGCGACCAGCGCGCTGGACACCGTCTCGGAGCGTGTCGTGCAGACGGCGATCGACGCCGCGGCGCGCGGTCGGACCACGCTGTCGATCGCGCACCGGCTCTCGACGGTCGTCGGCGCCGACGTCATCCATGTCGTCGACGGCGGCCGGATCGTCGAATCGGGCACGCACGCCGATCTGCTCGCGCGAGGTGGGCTCTACGCCGACCTCGCCCGTCAGCAGCTGGCGGCCGGTCGGCTCGACGTGCAGTGACTCGGGCGGCTCACCACAGTCGCGCCGCGGCGAGCAGGGGCTCGGCCTCGGGATCGAGAACGATGCCCTCTCGGTCGGCACGCGCGGCGAGGTCTCTCGTGAAAGATCCGAGCAGCCGCCGGTAGGCATCGTCGGGGTGGTGTTCGGCGACCCGGACGAGGGCCGGGACGTCCATGGCGAGGATCAGCGCCACGCGCGCGCGCGCCGCCTCGCGATGAGCGCCGGAGTCGAGGATCGCGAGGCCTGCCCGCATCCCGTCGAGGTAGTCCTGGAGCACGTCGATACGGTGACGACGCTGCGTGATCGAGGTCCCGTCGGCGCGCTCACGCCAGTGGACGACGACGTCGGGCACCACATCGATCCCGCGGGCTCGGGAGTACAGCCGCTGCGCCACGACCTGATCCTCGTAGGCCTTGTCCTCGGTGAAGGCCAGACCTCCCCGACGCCACAGCTCGATCCGGCTGACCTTCGACCAGGCGACGATGTTCCCCGAGACCGCGGGGTGCTCGGCGAGCGTGGTGCGCTGCCGGGCGGGGTCGGTCGCGGCGGCGACCCAGGGCTGGATGGGGCCGGGGGTGTACACGCCGGCGGCATCCGGTCGCAGTCGCACGTACGCGCCGACCGCGATGTCGCTGCCGCTCTCGTCGAGACTTCCCACCAGGGTGGCGAGCGCTCCCGGGGTCATGACGTCGTCGGCGTCGAGGAAGCCGACCAGCGGGGTGTCCACGAGCGCCAGTGCCTCGTTGCGCGACGCGCCGAGCCCGCGGGCGACGTCGTGGCTGATCAGCAGGAAACGCGGATCGGATGCCGCGTGCGCGAAGACCTCGGACGTCTCATCGTGCGAGGCGTCGTCGACGAGGATCGCCTGCCAGCTCGTGTAGGTCTGGCTGCGGAGGGAGTCGAGGGCCTCCGCGGCGAAGGCGCCCACGTCGCGTCCGGGCACGATGACGGTGACGGTCGGGCTGCTCATCACCGTGATCGTACCGCCGCGACCGCCGCAGCGACGGCGGCGGCGACGGGTGCGGGATCGCCCGCGGCGTGGTGGCCGAAGGTGAATCGCACCGCCGTCTGCGCGATCTCGGGGGCCACTCCGAGCGCGATCAGGACGTGCGAGGGCTCGTCGCTCCCAGCGGCGCACGCCGAGCCGCTGGAGGAGACGACGCCGCGCCGCTCGAGCTCGAGGAGCACCGCCTCTCCGGAGACGCCCGCGAATGTGAAGCTCGCGGTGCCGGGCAGCCGGTGCTCGGGGTCCCCGGTGACCTCTGCCTCGCGGACGAGTGCGAGCACGCGCGACGCGAAGGCATCGCGCAGCGTGCCGACGCGGAGGGACGCCTCGACGCGCTCCGCCTCGGCCAGCTCGAGGGCGACGGCGATCGCGACGGCCCCGGCGACGTGCTCCGTGCCGCTGCGGCGACCGCGCTCCTGTCCACCGCCGTGGAGCAGCGGCTCGAGGGGGATCCGGCCCCGGATCGCGAGCACCCCGGTGCCGTGCGGGGCGCCGAGCTTGTGGCCCGCGACCGACAGAGCAGCGGCGCCCGTCCCGGCGAGGGGAAGCCAGCCCGCTGCCTGCACGGCATCCAGGTGCAGCGGCACCCGTAGTTCGGCGGTGACGGCGGCGATCGCGTCGACATCCTGCACCGTGCCGATCTCGTTGTTCGCGTATCCGACGGTGACGAGCACCGTGTCCTCGCGCAGCGCCGCGCGCACCTCGTCGGGGTCGATGCGCCCGCCCCCGTCGACGGCGACCCGCGTCACCGCGGCGCCGTGCACCCGTTCGAGGTAGTCGCACGACGCCAGGACTGACTCGTGCTCGAGCGGCGACGTGACGATGTGCGGACGGATGCCGCGTCGCAGCGCGGCCGCGATGGCGACGCCCTTGATCGCGAGGTTGTTCGCCTCGGTGCCGCCGGAGGTGAACACGATGTCGCCGGGGCGCATCCCGAACACCCGCGCCACCCGCCGGCGTGCGTCGTCGAGAGCGGCAGCCATGTCTTCGCCCACCGTGTGATGGCTGGAGGCGTTGCCGAACCGGTCGCCGAGAAACGGGAGGATCGCCTCACGCACCTCGGGCCGGACGGGTGCGCTCGCCGCGTGGTCGAGGTACAGCATCAGCTCGCGATGTCGATGTCGAGTCCCAGATCGAGCGCCCGAGCCGAGTGGGTGAGGGCGCCCACCGAGATGACGTCGACGCCGGTCTCTGCGATCGCGCGGACGGTGTCGAGCGATACCCCGCCGGATGCCTCGACGGTGGCGCGGCCGGCGATGTGCGCGACGCCCGCGCGCAGGTCTTCGAGCGAGAAGTTGTCGAGCATGATCGTGCCGACCCCGGCGGCGAGCACGGCGTCGAGCTGGTCGAGGCGATCCACCTCGACCTCGATGTGCATCGTGTGGGGGAGTCGAGTCTTCGCCACGCGCAGGGCTTCGGTCACAGAGAGTCCGGCGCGCGTGAGGACGGCGAGATGGTTGTCCTTGGCCATCACGGCATCCGACAACGAGAACCGGTGGTTGTGTCCGCCGCCGCTGCGCACGGCGTGACGTTCGAACGCGCGCAGACCCGGTGTGGTCTTGCGCGTGTCGACGATGCGCGCACCGGTGCCCTCGACGGCGGCCACGTACGCGGCAGTGAGGGTCGCGACGCCGGAGAGCCGCTGCACGAAGTTCAGACCGATCCGTTCAGCGGTCAGCACCGCCCGGGCAGGTCCGCTCGCGACGGCGAGCACGTCGCCGGGTGCGAACGCCGTGCCGTCGGTGACGCGCACCTCGATCTCCGTCGTGGGATCGGTGAGCCGGAACGCCGCAGCGAAGACGTCCCCGCCGCTGAAGACACCGGGTTCGCGGGCGACGAGTTCGGCGGTCGCCGTCGCCTCAACGGGGATGAGCGCCTCACTCGTGATGTCGCCCCACGGCGCGTCCTCGGCGAGAGCACCCGCGACCACCCGGTCGATGACGGCGGTGGTGAGCATCATGCTGCCCCTTCCCAGCTCTGTGCGGCGTCGACCGCATCGGTGCGCGTGTGCGCGCCGACGGATGCCGTCCGTGCCAGCGCGGCATCCACGACGTGCGCCGCGAGTTGGCGGAGGTTCTCGTCCTCCCGCTCGCGCACGGTCGCGTCGGTGCGCAGCGGCGCCGCCGCCTGCGCGAGCCGGCGCGCTGCGCGGCGGAGTCCGTCGCCGGTGCGCTGGACGCCGACCTCCGTCCACATCAGCCGCTGCAGCTCGAGGCGCGTCAGCGGCGCGGTGCCGACGCTGCGCGGCGCCGTTGGGGAGGAAGCGGTGCGGGGCATCGGCCACGCGGCATCCGCGTCGCGAGCGACCGCCGCGCCGACACGGGCGCCGAAGACGGCTCCCTCGAGGAGCGAGTTCGACGCGAGCCGGTTCGCGCCGTGCACGCCGGTACGGGCCACCTCGCCGGCCGCGTACAGACCGGGCACGCTCGTGCGTCCCTCGAGATCGGTGACGAGGCCACCCATCAGGTAGTGCGCCGCGGGCGTGACCGGCACCGGCTCGCGTGCCCAGTCGAGGCCTCGCTCGCGCATCGCGGCGTCGATCGTCGGGAACCGGCGCGCGAGGAAGGCGGCACGCTCATCGGCGTCCGCGCTGTGGACCGCGGTCGCGTCGAGCAGCACCGGGCGACCGCCCTGGCGGGCCATCGCGTCGGTGATGGCGCGGGCGACGACGTCGCGGGGCGCGAGCTCGCCGTCCGGGTGCGCCTCGAGCACGAACCTCGCGCCCCGCTCGTCGCGCAGCACAGCGCCCTCGCCCCGCACGGCCTCCGAGACGAGGAACGGCGCGCCGACGGCGAGCACCGTCGGATGGAACTGGACGAACTCGAGGTCCTGCACCGCGGCGCCGGCTCGCACTCCCGCCGCGATGCCGTCGCCGGTCGCGATCTCGGGGTTCGTCGTGTGCGCGTACAGCTGCCCGGCGCCGCCCGTGGCGAGCACGACGGCGTCCGCGTCGAGGCGGGTCGGCGTGGTCGCCCCGTCGAGGAGCACGTCCACGCCGCCCGCGCGGCCGTCGGAGGTCACGACGTCGACGAGGAAGGCGTGCTCGATCACACGGATGCCGCCGGTCGCCGCCACCAGTGCCCGCTCGATCTCCGCGCCGGTGGCGTCGCCGCCGGCGTGCAGGACGCGCGGGTACGAGTGAGCCGCTTCGAGACCCTTGACCCACTCGCCGTCCGCCTCGCGGTCGAACGCGACGCCCAGCTCGACGAGGTCGCGGATCCGTGCGGGGCCCTCCGACACCAGCACCGAGGCGGCCGCCGGGTCGCTCAGACCTGCGCCGGCGGCGAGCGTGTCCGCGAGGTGATCGGCGATCCGATCGTCGGCGAACATCACCCCGGCGATGCCGCCCTGCGCGTAGCGGGTCGCCGCGGCATCCACCGTCGACTTGGTCACGACGGTCACCTCGCACCCCGCGGCGGCCGCATGGCGCGCGGCGGTCAGGCCCGCGATGCCGGACCCGACGACGACGACGCGGGTCACGGCTTCGCCGCCAGCATGCGCTCGAGGGCGACGCGGGCGGGATCCGCCACGTCGGCCGGAACCGTGATGCGGTTGTGGACCTCACCCGCGACGAGTCCCTCGAGCACCCAGGCGAGGTAGCCGGGGTGGATGCGGTACATCGTCGAGCAGGGGCAGACGACCGGGTCGAGGCAGAAGATCTCGTGCTGGGGGAACTGCGCGGCCAGGCGCTGCACGAGATTGATCTCGGTGCCGATCGCGAAGGTCGTCGGCTCGGATGCCGCGGCGATGGCCTTGCGGATGTAGTCGGTGGAGCCCGCTTCGTCGGCGGCATCCACCACGTCCATCGGGCACTCCGGGTGGACGATGACGCGCACGCCGGGGTGGTCGGCGCGGGCTGCGGCGATCTGATCGACCGTGAACCGGCGGTGCACCGAGCAGAAGCCGTGCCACAGGATGACGCGGGCATCCTCGAGCTGCGCCTCGGTCGAGCCCCCGAGGGCCTTCCGGGGGTTCCACATCGGCATCTGCTCCAGCGGGACGCCCATCGCCTTGGCCGTGTTGCGGCCGAGGTGCTGGTCGGGGAAGAACAGCACGCGGCGCCCGCGGGCGAACGCCCATTCCAAGACGGTGCGCGCATTGGACGACGTGCACACGATGCCGCCGTGGCGGCCGACGAAGCCCTTGATGGCGGCCGAGCTGTTCATGTACGTCACGGGGATCACCGGCAGGAGGCCGTCGGCGTCCGGGGTCTCCATGTCGCCGTACACGTCGGCGAGCTGCTCCCAGCACTCCTCGACCTGGTCGATGTCGGCCATGTCCGCCATCGAGCAGCCCGCGGCGAGATTGGGGAGGATGACCGCCTGCTCGGGACGGGAGAGCAGATCCGCGGTCTCTGCCATGAAGTGCACGCCGCAGAACACGATCGCCTCGGCGTCGGGGTGCTCGAGTGCGGCGTTCGCGAGTTGGAACGAGTCTCCGACGTAGTCGGCGTGGGTGACGACCTCTTCCCGCTGATAGAAGTGCCCGAGGATGACGACACGGTCGCCGAGCACCTCTTTCGCCGCGACGATGCGCGCCGCCAGCTCGACCTCGCTCGCCTCGCGGTACTCGGCAGGCAGTTCGCCCTGCCGGGGCGCGCCGGTGGGGATGACGTCGCCCATCGACGATCCCGGTCCGTACCCGGGCCGGGTGTCGAAGGCCCACGGCGCCGCGGCCAGATCGGTGTTGCACGTCTCGGCATCCCCGCGGCCGGCGACGATCGCCTGGATCTCGTGATCGACGCTCGGGTCGACCGGGCGCGGCTGGAGGGTGATGAGGGAAGCGGCCATGTCGAGTCCTTCACTGGGGGAGCGGGCCGCGATCGGCCAGCTCCACGTCCTGGTTGTAGCGGTAGAGGCGCGCGGGCCGGTGGCTGCCGGTCCGGAATCGGTCGGTGGGGATGAGGGTGCCCGAGCTCTCGACCTGTCGGCGGAAGTTCGCGGGGTCGAGTCGGCGGCCGAGGATCGCCTCGTACACCTCGCGGAGATCGGCGAGGGTGAAGTCCTCCGGCAGGAAGCCGTGTGCGATGCGGCTGTAGCCGACCTTGTTCCGCAGCCGCCAGAGCGCGTAGTCGACGATGTGGTTGTGGTCGAAGGCGAGCGGCGGCAGATCGGTCGCATCGAACCACTCGACGTTGTGCTGCTCGGCGGTGCGGGAGAGGTCCTCGCGGACGAGCGCCCAGTAGACGATCGACACGACGCGGGTGGGGGAGCGGTCGACATCGCCGAAGGCGTACAGCTGCTCCAGGTAGCTCGGCGCGAGGCCCGTGGTCTCGGCGAGGGTGCGAGACGCGGTCGCCTCGAGGTTCTCGTCGGCATCGACCCAGCCGCCCGGCAGTGCCCACCGTCCCTCGTGGGGCTCGCGGGTTCGCCTCACGAGCGGGAGCACGATGCTCGCATCGCGGGACTCGGCGCCCGGGCGCAGGCTGAAGATGACCGTCGAGACGGCCACGCGGATGTCGGGAGCGGATGTTCTGGTCATGGTGACTTTAACCTCGCCCTCGATCTTAGGGTGCCGATGACACGAAGGGCAAGTTCCGCCGACTCACAGGCACGCCGCTCTACGCTGATCCCGAGGACTCCGCCGCCCGTTCCGGTACGCCTCAACCAGGAGGCTGCTCGTGCTGATCGTCGACATCATCGTCGTCCTCGTCCTGATCGCCGCCCTCCTCGGCGGCATCCTGCGAGGGCTCGTCGCCACGGCGGGAACCCTCATCGGCGTGGTGCTCGGTGTCGTGGTCGCCGTCTGGCTGACGCCGGTCGTAGCCCCGACCTTCAGCGGATGGGAGTACCGCAGCCTCGTCCTCGCCATCATCGCCATCGCGATCGTCGTCGCCCTCGCCGCCCTCGGCACGGCTGTCGGCGCGCGCGTGCGCCGAGGCGTCGACCGTGCAAAACTCGCCCCCCTCGATCGCGCGCTCGGCGGACTCGTCAACACAGCCGCCGCCGCGGTCATCCTGACCCTCGTCGCCGGTGCCGTCGTCGGGTCGGGCATGCCGGGGGTCGCGCCGGCGGTGGCGTCCTCCCGCGTCCTCGGCGCCATCGACGCGCTCACCCCGCCGCAGGTCGACTCGGCGCTCGCCGAGTTCCGCGGCTTCGTGGTTGACGAGGGCATCCCCAGGGTCGGCGAGCTGCTCGCTCCCGAGGTCGAGCCCACCGCTCCGCCCGTATCCCTCGACGACCCGAGCCTGCAGGATGCCGCCGAGTCGGTCGCCCGCATCAGCGGGAACGCCTACGCCTGCGGCGCGTCGCTCACCGGATCGGGATTCGTCGCGGCGGAGGACCTCGTCGTCACCAACGCGCACGTCGTGGCGGGCGTGGAGACGCCGCTCGTGGAGCTCCCGGGTCGGGAGGCCAAGGAGGGCCGAATCGTCTACTTCGACCCGGTCGACGACCTCGCCGTCATCGCCGTCGACGGCCTGGGCGCCGAGCCGCTCGCGATCGTCGACCCCGTCCCGGCGGGCACTCCCGTCGCCGTCCAGGGCTACCCGCTGGGCGGCCCCTTCACCAGCGGCGCGGCGTACGTGCTCTCGGTGGGCGATGCGATCGTCGCCGACATTTACGACGAAGACTCGGCGCCGCGGGAGATCTACGCGCTCGAGGCGAACGTGCGTCCGGGCAACTCCGGTGGACCGCTCCTCACCGAGGACGGCGACGTCACCGGTGTCGTCTTCGCACGAGGCGAGGACGACGAACAGCGCGGCTACGCGATGACCACCACGGAGCTGGCACCGGCGCTCGAGGTGAGCCCCGACGACCGGGCCGTGTCGTCGGGCGCCTGCACGCGCTGATCACCGCGCACCGCGTGACCCTGTGAGCCGGGGGATCGCGGTGATAGGCTCGCGGCAAATCGAAGACCGGACCATCACGTCGTCTCGGGAGAAGCCGCTCGCGGCTGCCGAAGGAGCAATCCCTCCCCGGAATCTCTCAGGCCCCCGTACCGAGCCGACATGGTCACTCTGAAAAGCGGCATCCACATGCCCGCCGACGGGGCAAGCGGGCACCGCCCGCGAAATCTCTCAGGCCTATGACAGAGGGGGAGGAACTCACCGCAGTCCGTTGCGTCGTCAGGAGTTCCCCGTGATCCATTCGTCCCACCCGTCGCCTCCGGCGAGCCGCACGAACCTGCGCTCATGAGCATCGGCGTGTTCGACCTCTTCACCATCGGTCTCGGACCGTCGAGTTCGCACACCGTGGGGCCGATGCGCGCGGCATCCGATTTCATCTCCCGCCTGGATGCCGCCCGCGTCACGCGCCTGCAGGTCGACCTGTACGGGTCGCTCGCCGCGACCGGGCGCGGGCACGGCACGCTCGGCGCGGTCCTGCTGGGCCTCGAGGGGTTCCGGCCCGACGAGATCCTGCCCGAGCAGGTCGACGAGCGCCTCGCCGCGATGCGGGAGTCCGGCCGCCTGCGCGTCGGCGGCGCGGGTGACGTCGCGTTCGCCGAGGACGACATCGTCCTGCACCCGCTGACCGAGCTCCCCGGTCACAGCAACGGCCTGCGGCTGCAGGCTTGGCACGGCGATGCATTGATCGACGACGCGATCTACTACTCGACCGGCGGCGGGTTCATCACGCGCGACGGTGAGACCGCGGCGCAGGCCGTCGACGCGCCGGTGCCGTTCCCGTTCGAGACCGCTGCGGAGCTCCTCGCGCACTGTGAGCGCGAGAACCTGTCGATGGCCGAGGTGCAGCTGCGCAACGAGGAAGCGACCCGCACGGACCCCGAGATCCGGGGCGGCATCCACACGCTGTCCGACGTGATGACGGCGTCTGTCGCCTCGGGCGCCGCGCGCGAGGGCTTCCTGCCGGGCGGTTTGCAGGTCGCCCGCCGGGCGCCGGCGTGGCACGCCCGTCTCGTCGCCACCGATCCGGCGGGAAACGATCCGGCGCTGTGGCAGGAGTGGGTGAACTTCGTCGCGCTGGCGGTGAACGAGGAG contains:
- a CDS encoding ABC transporter ATP-binding protein, whose protein sequence is MRGPGGGRHGFRAVDEAAQRRDNAEAPRVPDLGRRVVALFRPYRGRLAVTAVLVVAGAALGVIPPLLVQRVFDDALFPQGGSEPRMPLLAVLVGAMIGLFVLSAVLGIAQTWLTSTVGNRVTGDLRVRLFDHLQAMDLAFFTRTKTGVIQSRLQNDVGGVSGVLTNTVTSVLGNTVTVASAVVAMVLIDWRLTIVAVILMPLLIAVQRRVGQVRARIAGQTQESLSELSAITQETLSVSGILLSKSFNRQHAESARYSAENQTQIGLQVRQAMSGQGFFAVVQVIMSSVPAVIYLVAGLFISGDGASLSAGAIVAFTTVQARLLMPLMGLMRVALDLQTSRALFARIFEYLDLVPAIADRADAIAVPDAPGPIGRVEFRGVSFRYPDAAPAARATLDDVSFVAEPGRHVAFVGPSGAGKSTILSLAPRLYEATSGTVLFAGEDVRALRRDSIIDHVGLVSQETYLFHATIRENLRYARPDATDAEIEAACVAANIHDAIAGFEDGYDTIVGERGYRLSGGEKQRIAIARVLLKDPPVLLLDEATSALDTVSERVVQTAIDAAARGRTTLSIAHRLSTVVGADVIHVVDGGRIVESGTHADLLARGGLYADLARQQLAAGRLDVQ
- a CDS encoding glycosyltransferase family 2 protein, producing MSSPTVTVIVPGRDVGAFAAEALDSLRSQTYTSWQAILVDDASHDETSEVFAHAASDPRFLLISHDVARGLGASRNEALALVDTPLVGFLDADDVMTPGALATLVGSLDESGSDIAVGAYVRLRPDAAGVYTPGPIQPWVAAATDPARQRTTLAEHPAVSGNIVAWSKVSRIELWRRGGLAFTEDKAYEDQVVAQRLYSRARGIDVVPDVVVHWRERADGTSITQRRHRIDVLQDYLDGMRAGLAILDSGAHREAARARVALILAMDVPALVRVAEHHPDDAYRRLLGSFTRDLAARADREGIVLDPEAEPLLAAARLW
- a CDS encoding cysteine desulfurase family protein; translated protein: MLYLDHAASAPVRPEVREAILPFLGDRFGNASSHHTVGEDMAAALDDARRRVARVFGMRPGDIVFTSGGTEANNLAIKGVAIAAALRRGIRPHIVTSPLEHESVLASCDYLERVHGAAVTRVAVDGGGRIDPDEVRAALREDTVLVTVGYANNEIGTVQDVDAIAAVTAELRVPLHLDAVQAAGWLPLAGTGAAALSVAGHKLGAPHGTGVLAIRGRIPLEPLLHGGGQERGRRSGTEHVAGAVAIAVALELAEAERVEASLRVGTLRDAFASRVLALVREAEVTGDPEHRLPGTASFTFAGVSGEAVLLELERRGVVSSSGSACAAGSDEPSHVLIALGVAPEIAQTAVRFTFGHHAAGDPAPVAAAVAAAVAAVRSR
- the nadC gene encoding carboxylating nicotinate-nucleotide diphosphorylase, with the protein product MLTTAVIDRVVAGALAEDAPWGDITSEALIPVEATATAELVAREPGVFSGGDVFAAAFRLTDPTTEIEVRVTDGTAFAPGDVLAVASGPARAVLTAERIGLNFVQRLSGVATLTAAYVAAVEGTGARIVDTRKTTPGLRAFERHAVRSGGGHNHRFSLSDAVMAKDNHLAVLTRAGLSVTEALRVAKTRLPHTMHIEVEVDRLDQLDAVLAAGVGTIMLDNFSLEDLRAGVAHIAGRATVEASGGVSLDTVRAIAETGVDVISVGALTHSARALDLGLDIDIAS
- the nadB gene encoding L-aspartate oxidase; amino-acid sequence: MTRVVVVGSGIAGLTAARHAAAAGCEVTVVTKSTVDAAATRYAQGGIAGVMFADDRIADHLADTLAAGAGLSDPAAASVLVSEGPARIRDLVELGVAFDREADGEWVKGLEAAHSYPRVLHAGGDATGAEIERALVAATGGIRVIEHAFLVDVVTSDGRAGGVDVLLDGATTPTRLDADAVVLATGGAGQLYAHTTNPEIATGDGIAAGVRAGAAVQDLEFVQFHPTVLAVGAPFLVSEAVRGEGAVLRDERGARFVLEAHPDGELAPRDVVARAITDAMARQGGRPVLLDATAVHSADADERAAFLARRFPTIDAAMRERGLDWAREPVPVTPAAHYLMGGLVTDLEGRTSVPGLYAAGEVARTGVHGANRLASNSLLEGAVFGARVGAAVARDADAAWPMPRTASSPTAPRSVGTAPLTRLELQRLMWTEVGVQRTGDGLRRAARRLAQAAAPLRTDATVREREDENLRQLAAHVVDAALARTASVGAHTRTDAVDAAQSWEGAA
- the nadA gene encoding quinolinate synthase NadA; translation: MAASLITLQPRPVDPSVDHEIQAIVAGRGDAETCNTDLAAAPWAFDTRPGYGPGSSMGDVIPTGAPRQGELPAEYREASEVELAARIVAAKEVLGDRVVILGHFYQREEVVTHADYVGDSFQLANAALEHPDAEAIVFCGVHFMAETADLLSRPEQAVILPNLAAGCSMADMADIDQVEECWEQLADVYGDMETPDADGLLPVIPVTYMNSSAAIKGFVGRHGGIVCTSSNARTVLEWAFARGRRVLFFPDQHLGRNTAKAMGVPLEQMPMWNPRKALGGSTEAQLEDARVILWHGFCSVHRRFTVDQIAAARADHPGVRVIVHPECPMDVVDAADEAGSTDYIRKAIAAASEPTTFAIGTEINLVQRLAAQFPQHEIFCLDPVVCPCSTMYRIHPGYLAWVLEGLVAGEVHNRITVPADVADPARVALERMLAAKP
- a CDS encoding NUDIX hydrolase, with product MTRTSAPDIRVAVSTVIFSLRPGAESRDASIVLPLVRRTREPHEGRWALPGGWVDADENLEATASRTLAETTGLAPSYLEQLYAFGDVDRSPTRVVSIVYWALVREDLSRTAEQHNVEWFDATDLPPLAFDHNHIVDYALWRLRNKVGYSRIAHGFLPEDFTLADLREVYEAILGRRLDPANFRRQVESSGTLIPTDRFRTGSHRPARLYRYNQDVELADRGPLPQ
- a CDS encoding MarP family serine protease, with protein sequence MLIVDIIVVLVLIAALLGGILRGLVATAGTLIGVVLGVVVAVWLTPVVAPTFSGWEYRSLVLAIIAIAIVVALAALGTAVGARVRRGVDRAKLAPLDRALGGLVNTAAAAVILTLVAGAVVGSGMPGVAPAVASSRVLGAIDALTPPQVDSALAEFRGFVVDEGIPRVGELLAPEVEPTAPPVSLDDPSLQDAAESVARISGNAYACGASLTGSGFVAAEDLVVTNAHVVAGVETPLVELPGREAKEGRIVYFDPVDDLAVIAVDGLGAEPLAIVDPVPAGTPVAVQGYPLGGPFTSGAAYVLSVGDAIVADIYDEDSAPREIYALEANVRPGNSGGPLLTEDGDVTGVVFARGEDDEQRGYAMTTTELAPALEVSPDDRAVSSGACTR
- a CDS encoding L-serine ammonia-lyase; translation: MSIGVFDLFTIGLGPSSSHTVGPMRAASDFISRLDAARVTRLQVDLYGSLAATGRGHGTLGAVLLGLEGFRPDEILPEQVDERLAAMRESGRLRVGGAGDVAFAEDDIVLHPLTELPGHSNGLRLQAWHGDALIDDAIYYSTGGGFITRDGETAAQAVDAPVPFPFETAAELLAHCERENLSMAEVQLRNEEATRTDPEIRGGIHTLSDVMTASVASGAAREGFLPGGLQVARRAPAWHARLVATDPAGNDPALWQEWVNFVALAVNEENASGGRIVTAPTNGAAGIIPAVLHYATHYAAPDRARDDVAVPFLLTAAAIGVLYKARASISGAEVGCQGEVGSASSMAAAGLAEVLGGTPRQVENAAEIAMEHNLGLTCDPIGGLVQIPCIERNAIAAAKAINAAKMALWGDGSHKVSLDDVIVTMRETGRDMSSKYKETALGGLAVNVVEC